A window from Planctomicrobium piriforme encodes these proteins:
- the avs1b gene encoding AVAST type 1 anti-phage system protease Avs1b, translating into MLESVVRAACCKVTCGSEIGTGFLISPTVILTVRHCILPAIETNSIVDVQLHGSTTALQAGVQAAVVDHEADLDLAILSLSQSCDHLPLHIMPELPREGTGWLGFGFPGGAIQYAHRLAGTISQVLDAPVAKSDIQLAISHDTAIADYSGLSGSPVVIDGECIGILRFKSNQRPWCISIKAAEPFLTRNNISFATLQQVASKHLLASRNQFQSSFEGNILASPGKYFYLQGAHGIGKTTFCKHFKPESERIRHLGTYCVRDPDSPVNAVVRAQADQFFDWLQFTISSQLVGKPERMKAIGYADMAKSTAFLFDIASQHAQQHDYLGILFIDGIDDIHNLGDERLPAMAGLLPSVLPPGIAVVLASPNYLLLVPSLGGLVSESKVFTLPPLGAMASRALCVGQLKDGDNRTASFVDELCSKANGHPLYLQYLIRFANEHPEENSLSDFPVLNQSIEDYYQVIWMRLSSDIHSVSVLSVLARLRGTLSREQVSRLFTSAEAQGFSLTMDRIAHLLTSSEDCRLYHESFASFLLERTNAEDGHIQKRLAAFCDNADVEPYCTLHRVHHHARAVPLGDKTFECCNQGWIDLCADLGAHPDVVLGDIEEILELAMKQGVFSEMIRLLLLRSRAGFRYDTLLADAAAGMAEALCVTGRPDHALKYLMRYGRLIVSPWEALRLAVVLMRYEHTTQCVRLLEVVERNCLDAYSTGRLPSDVFIELSFAHAWTVLLLRESGERNMEYYAHIVHHAAEALKRGATAEDAEWIQDTLERLGCVANTYFFTVKNTYVDNSAMREYHKTLAIKESQLLSMRLQLVRDHCRMADVLAYPVANMNSGGLLADVEELLSFGQEVILDEISDLLDALILLGASGKLVEKVIGPRDLPAPEISGLREQNGVDAAIAKILDSVSAWRVVGFRDENCRLPPIVPITGEEWEAGVQSLFVFLVYFDGAARRAKANHDGPTLDRLSSKLDDLIYSPLEVSLADRILWERSYAIPEQCIPILYEIVAGTLVDCFPNYVEGFIGVLIERFSGQFGLYSEGFHECLFRVIARLNHSPGKGQLQQSLLPLARKFRDHLLIQVENRHELVPKLLRLTPIFASIGAHEEASELVREVLHHSMGPTWYKEDQFSLLTTALKGCTSGFSGSAATVAGYLERASGEMTFQRFIRQEKSDLIGVMASQNHFQAATAYFVDQSYGDLEHLFEELGGTTPDAPDWTNAQRHPGAGLYEQQAMLSFVCHATQANPLLRWGILEIFLSGDSRHFEEYAEAFASIVNETGNDNDSLSLWVVRIGDLVSSGIPLVDRYTFAASFLEAVEDAYALAFSDLVETISNLQLFPRPLGSIVPTPMPAQVAASEATDEFYHPGVFGKQNVFPHAERLYDEAIQHLNLGNKSAAKSRLVEVLKVVQEGEWPLWNGPPHEVVRKAELALASNASSASEISQLLCSIIKTERFADHWRIAEQAISLCRNLMSDSERSTVFEAVANHFQMMIGNIDRQFAHFTGLLTEDETHNDDVLRKFVLKMTDHPSWPRREKASEVALWLSKSDKGFLRIAASTALQMSVGYEADVACGILENASYRNPMEVWQEVQKSGNCEVVKRSTGHLSRLVTLMRIARRAANGGQAGAATSAELINNLFRVGNIVISATEGLALPDWARCVEPQWRRLEELKYASQSLFQEVEEKLSSICSPFDISDVYKMESMLLTAFSNSEHAPMKRWKSKVLFSLNCALCSFVSRDDIELVETALRVWNPSAPCASRMPFVPPLLPKIRELIKESSDYSAAIGTSEEVFLHLLEYVREGELGLTSIEVTAVVVSVNRRKRGFFVPRLTAKFPSRVRPEITNMAEYHETCVTVDPEMIFWGSFTPAIPTQSFLDKFGHSAVEFKRANWKSGSRYSHFEDEAMTSEGCLCSLPKNVVHLADEEKMAWIIQVNGEIVAMVDGDNRELY; encoded by the coding sequence ATGCTGGAATCAGTCGTTCGTGCAGCATGCTGCAAGGTCACCTGTGGCAGCGAGATTGGTACTGGTTTTCTCATATCTCCCACTGTGATTCTGACAGTTCGGCATTGCATCCTTCCAGCAATTGAAACGAACTCAATCGTTGACGTACAACTGCATGGATCTACAACGGCCCTTCAAGCTGGAGTACAAGCAGCGGTTGTTGATCACGAAGCAGATTTGGACCTAGCCATTCTTTCGTTGAGTCAATCCTGCGATCACCTTCCTCTTCACATAATGCCGGAATTACCAAGAGAAGGCACTGGATGGCTTGGCTTTGGATTTCCTGGCGGAGCGATCCAGTATGCTCACCGGCTGGCTGGTACCATTTCGCAAGTTCTAGATGCCCCCGTCGCGAAGTCCGACATACAACTAGCCATCTCACATGACACAGCGATTGCTGATTATAGTGGACTCTCTGGGTCACCAGTGGTGATAGATGGTGAATGCATTGGAATATTGAGATTCAAGAGCAATCAACGCCCATGGTGCATCAGCATCAAAGCAGCGGAACCATTTCTGACACGCAACAACATCTCGTTCGCGACATTGCAACAGGTCGCTTCCAAACATCTTTTGGCGTCGCGAAATCAATTTCAATCGTCGTTCGAAGGAAATATTCTCGCTTCACCTGGAAAATACTTCTACCTACAGGGCGCTCACGGCATTGGGAAAACAACGTTTTGCAAACACTTTAAGCCGGAATCTGAAAGGATACGGCATCTTGGAACGTATTGCGTACGAGATCCTGATTCACCTGTGAACGCGGTCGTACGAGCACAGGCTGATCAGTTTTTTGACTGGCTTCAATTCACAATTTCAAGTCAGTTGGTAGGTAAACCGGAACGCATGAAAGCCATCGGTTATGCGGATATGGCAAAGAGCACAGCATTCTTGTTCGACATCGCCTCCCAGCATGCTCAGCAACACGATTATCTGGGAATTTTGTTTATTGACGGAATTGACGACATTCACAACTTGGGAGACGAGCGTCTCCCTGCGATGGCAGGACTTCTCCCTTCGGTCCTGCCACCAGGAATCGCCGTTGTATTGGCTTCACCGAATTACCTACTACTGGTCCCTTCTCTTGGCGGACTTGTATCCGAATCAAAGGTTTTCACGCTGCCTCCATTGGGAGCAATGGCTTCGAGAGCGCTTTGTGTTGGACAACTGAAGGACGGCGACAATCGGACTGCGTCATTTGTCGACGAGCTTTGCTCAAAAGCAAATGGACACCCATTGTATCTACAGTATCTGATCAGATTTGCAAACGAGCATCCAGAAGAAAACAGCTTGTCGGATTTTCCAGTTCTGAATCAGTCGATTGAAGATTATTACCAGGTAATCTGGATGAGATTGTCATCTGATATTCATTCGGTTTCCGTGCTTTCCGTATTGGCTCGACTTCGTGGAACGTTATCCAGGGAGCAGGTCTCTCGACTTTTTACGTCTGCCGAGGCCCAAGGATTTTCCCTGACAATGGATCGCATTGCACATCTATTGACTTCCTCGGAGGATTGCAGACTCTATCACGAATCGTTCGCATCATTTTTGCTCGAAAGAACTAACGCAGAGGATGGCCACATTCAGAAACGCCTCGCCGCTTTCTGCGACAATGCCGACGTCGAACCATATTGCACACTGCATAGGGTCCATCACCATGCCCGGGCAGTTCCACTCGGCGACAAGACGTTTGAGTGTTGCAATCAGGGTTGGATAGACCTGTGCGCAGATCTTGGGGCTCACCCGGATGTCGTTCTAGGCGACATTGAAGAAATTCTCGAACTTGCGATGAAGCAGGGCGTTTTCAGCGAAATGATCCGGCTTCTACTTCTTCGGAGTCGCGCTGGCTTCCGGTACGACACTCTTCTGGCCGATGCGGCCGCTGGGATGGCTGAGGCGCTATGCGTAACAGGACGTCCTGATCATGCACTGAAGTACTTGATGCGGTATGGCCGACTAATCGTTTCGCCATGGGAAGCTCTTCGTTTGGCTGTAGTGCTCATGAGATACGAACATACCACACAATGTGTCCGGCTACTCGAAGTCGTTGAGCGAAATTGTTTAGATGCATATTCCACTGGGCGGCTGCCAAGTGATGTGTTTATTGAGTTGTCTTTTGCACACGCCTGGACAGTCCTTTTACTACGTGAATCCGGCGAGCGCAATATGGAATACTACGCTCACATAGTCCACCATGCTGCCGAGGCACTCAAAAGAGGTGCCACAGCAGAAGATGCCGAGTGGATTCAAGATACTCTGGAGAGGCTGGGCTGCGTTGCAAATACCTATTTCTTCACAGTAAAAAACACTTACGTCGACAACAGCGCAATGCGGGAATATCACAAAACGCTTGCAATTAAGGAGTCTCAGCTATTGTCTATGCGTCTGCAACTTGTGAGAGATCATTGCCGCATGGCGGACGTGCTCGCATATCCAGTCGCAAATATGAACAGTGGTGGACTATTAGCCGATGTTGAGGAACTTCTCTCTTTTGGCCAAGAAGTCATTCTGGATGAGATTTCAGATCTCTTAGACGCACTGATTCTTCTTGGTGCTTCTGGCAAGCTTGTGGAAAAGGTGATTGGTCCCAGGGATCTCCCCGCTCCCGAAATCTCTGGCCTGCGTGAACAGAATGGAGTCGACGCTGCAATAGCAAAGATTCTTGACAGCGTAAGTGCATGGCGCGTTGTGGGATTTCGTGACGAGAATTGTAGACTACCACCGATCGTGCCAATTACGGGAGAGGAATGGGAAGCAGGAGTTCAGTCACTGTTTGTATTTCTGGTGTATTTTGATGGGGCGGCTCGACGGGCGAAAGCGAATCACGACGGGCCTACCTTGGATCGGCTTTCATCGAAACTTGACGACTTGATCTACTCACCGCTAGAGGTATCTTTAGCAGACCGCATTCTTTGGGAACGAAGCTATGCTATTCCAGAGCAGTGCATTCCTATTCTGTATGAGATCGTCGCAGGTACTTTGGTTGATTGCTTTCCCAATTACGTGGAAGGTTTCATCGGAGTTTTGATTGAACGTTTTTCTGGTCAATTTGGTCTCTATTCTGAGGGATTTCATGAATGTCTCTTTCGGGTAATCGCGCGTCTAAACCACAGTCCTGGCAAGGGACAGCTCCAGCAATCGCTATTGCCGCTCGCAAGAAAATTCCGCGATCATCTGCTCATCCAGGTCGAAAATCGCCACGAGCTTGTTCCGAAACTGCTGCGTTTGACTCCAATCTTTGCGAGCATCGGGGCACACGAAGAGGCATCGGAATTGGTTCGCGAAGTCCTGCATCATTCCATGGGACCCACATGGTACAAAGAGGATCAGTTCTCGTTGTTGACGACGGCCTTGAAGGGTTGCACTTCAGGCTTTTCCGGAAGCGCGGCGACAGTCGCTGGTTATTTGGAGAGAGCGTCTGGTGAGATGACGTTCCAGCGATTTATTAGACAGGAGAAATCGGATTTGATCGGAGTGATGGCAAGTCAAAATCATTTTCAAGCCGCCACCGCTTATTTCGTAGATCAATCCTATGGAGACCTTGAGCACCTATTCGAAGAACTGGGCGGGACAACACCTGATGCCCCTGATTGGACGAACGCCCAGCGGCATCCGGGGGCTGGGTTATATGAGCAGCAGGCAATGCTGTCGTTTGTTTGTCACGCGACTCAGGCAAATCCACTTTTGCGATGGGGCATTCTCGAGATCTTTCTCTCGGGAGATTCAAGGCATTTTGAGGAGTATGCAGAAGCATTCGCGTCGATTGTCAATGAAACTGGAAATGACAATGATTCATTATCACTTTGGGTGGTCCGCATTGGGGATCTAGTGTCGTCAGGTATTCCGCTTGTGGATCGATACACCTTCGCAGCATCTTTCCTGGAGGCAGTCGAAGACGCGTACGCTCTAGCATTCTCGGATCTTGTGGAGACGATCTCAAACCTCCAATTGTTTCCACGACCTCTCGGGTCCATTGTGCCCACGCCGATGCCGGCACAGGTGGCCGCTTCGGAGGCGACAGACGAATTCTATCACCCAGGAGTCTTTGGCAAGCAAAATGTCTTCCCACACGCCGAAAGACTCTATGACGAGGCTATTCAACACCTCAACCTGGGAAACAAGTCGGCTGCCAAGAGCAGGCTAGTAGAAGTCTTAAAAGTTGTTCAAGAGGGGGAATGGCCTCTCTGGAATGGTCCGCCCCATGAAGTCGTTCGAAAAGCCGAATTAGCGTTAGCTTCAAATGCATCGAGTGCGTCAGAGATCTCACAATTACTCTGCTCTATCATCAAGACTGAAAGATTTGCTGATCATTGGCGTATCGCAGAGCAAGCGATTTCCCTGTGCCGGAACCTGATGTCGGATAGTGAGAGGTCAACAGTATTTGAAGCAGTCGCCAATCATTTCCAAATGATGATTGGCAATATCGACAGGCAGTTCGCGCATTTCACCGGATTGCTCACAGAAGATGAGACACACAACGATGACGTTCTGCGAAAGTTCGTCTTAAAGATGACGGATCATCCGAGCTGGCCCAGACGCGAAAAGGCCTCAGAAGTTGCCTTGTGGCTATCGAAGAGCGATAAGGGGTTCTTGCGCATCGCAGCCTCAACAGCCTTGCAGATGTCCGTTGGGTATGAAGCCGATGTTGCATGCGGAATTCTCGAGAACGCGTCGTATCGGAACCCAATGGAAGTCTGGCAAGAAGTTCAAAAGTCCGGTAATTGCGAAGTAGTAAAGCGGTCGACCGGTCATCTTTCGCGACTTGTCACGTTGATGCGAATTGCTAGACGGGCTGCAAATGGAGGGCAAGCCGGTGCCGCGACCTCCGCGGAGCTGATTAACAACCTGTTTAGAGTGGGAAATATAGTGATTTCTGCAACCGAAGGGCTTGCACTACCCGATTGGGCTCGCTGTGTTGAACCACAATGGCGAAGACTTGAAGAACTCAAGTACGCCTCGCAGAGCCTTTTCCAAGAAGTTGAAGAAAAACTGTCGAGCATATGCAGCCCGTTTGACATCAGTGATGTGTACAAAATGGAGTCGATGCTTCTGACCGCGTTTTCGAATTCCGAACACGCACCGATGAAGAGGTGGAAGTCGAAAGTTCTCTTTTCGCTGAATTGTGCGCTTTGTTCGTTCGTTTCCCGTGACGACATTGAACTTGTGGAAACAGCGTTGCGAGTCTGGAATCCGTCAGCACCTTGTGCATCAAGAATGCCCTTTGTCCCTCCTCTTCTTCCCAAGATTAGAGAACTGATCAAAGAAAGTTCCGACTATTCTGCGGCGATTGGTACTTCAGAAGAAGTGTTTTTGCACTTATTGGAGTACGTGAGGGAAGGCGAACTCGGTCTCACTTCAATTGAAGTCACGGCAGTTGTCGTCTCGGTAAACCGTCGCAAACGAGGGTTCTTCGTACCTCGGTTAACCGCCAAGTTCCCATCAAGGGTAAGACCTGAAATCACGAATATGGCAGAGTACCACGAAACATGCGTTACCGTTGATCCAGAGATGATCTTTTGGGGAAGCTTTACGCCAGCGATTCCAACCCAATCGTTCCTTGACAAATTTGGACATTCCGCAGTCGAGTTTAAGAGGGCTAACTGGAAGTCGGGAAGTAGATACAGTCACTTCGAAGACGAAGCGATGACGTCGGAAGGTTGTTTGTGCTCGCTTCCGAAGAATGTCGTTCATCTCGCAGATGAAGAGAAAATGGCTTGGATCATTCAAGTCAATGGTGAGATTGTCGCCATGGTCGATGGAGACAATAGAGAACTTTACTAG